A stretch of Helicobacter pylori oki112 DNA encodes these proteins:
- the nadC gene encoding carboxylating nicotinate-nucleotide diphosphorylase: MEIKTFLERALKEDLGHGDLFERVLEKDFKATAFVRAKQEGVFSGEKYALALLEMTGIECVKTISDKERFKPKDTLMEIRGDFSMLLKVERTLLNLLQHSSGIATLTSRFVKALNSHEVRLLDTRKTRPLLRIFEKYSVLNGGASNHRLGLDDALMLKDTHLKHVKDLKSFLTHARKNLPFTAKIEIECESFEEAKNAMNAGADIVMCDNLSVLETKEIAAYRDMHYPFVLLEASGNISLESINAYAKSGVDAISVGALIHQATFIDMHMKMA, encoded by the coding sequence ATGGAGATTAAAACCTTTTTAGAACGCGCTTTAAAAGAAGATTTAGGGCATGGGGATTTGTTTGAAAGGGTGTTAGAAAAAGATTTTAAAGCCACAGCCTTTGTTAGGGCTAAACAAGAGGGCGTGTTTTCAGGCGAAAAATACGCTTTAGCGTTGCTGGAAATGACTGGCATTGAATGCGTTAAAACCATTAGTGATAAAGAACGCTTCAAGCCTAAAGACACTTTAATGGAGATTAGGGGGGATTTTAGCATGCTTTTAAAGGTTGAGCGCACCCTTTTAAACCTTTTGCAACACAGCAGCGGGATCGCTACTTTAACGAGTCGTTTTGTGAAAGCCCTAAACTCCCATGAAGTGCGTTTGTTGGATACACGAAAAACCAGACCCCTTTTAAGGATTTTTGAAAAATATTCCGTGCTTAATGGGGGAGCGAGCAACCACCGCTTAGGGCTAGATGACGCTTTAATGCTTAAAGACACGCATTTAAAGCATGTCAAAGATCTCAAAAGCTTTTTAACGCATGCCAGAAAAAACTTGCCTTTCACGGCTAAAATTGAAATTGAATGCGAAAGCTTTGAAGAAGCCAAAAACGCCATGAATGCGGGAGCGGATATTGTGATGTGCGATAATTTGAGCGTTTTAGAAACTAAAGAAATTGCCGCTTATAGAGATATGCATTATCCCTTTGTCTTATTGGAAGCGAGCGGGAATATTTCACTAGAGAGCATCAACGCTTACGCCAAAAGCGGTGTGGATGCCATTAGCGTAGGGGCTTTAATCCATCAAGCCACTTTTATTGACATGCACATGAAAATGGCTTAA
- a CDS encoding N-6 DNA methylase, producing the protein MLKEYLESIKDLTPEKNEFAHRSSLEKLLNRLKDHFNKEFKIEHEPKREQGIRPDFRVSFQGLSIGYIENKRAGANLSQLLKSDQIRKYLELNPNLMLTDYLNFMWVGKDENNAPLIKKEISIASLDELSKPLKPKPQTERDLIELFKSFFNHEAAPITNAKDFATHLSLHTKYLKDALIKYQEKAQVSSIFKNFKEYLYEELSFEDFSDALAQTLTYSLFLAKLNHPFEKINLDNVRSSIPKNFAVIREMADFLKKLDAIKEIQWLLNEILSSINHVDMDSILKDLNDDKDPYLHFYETFLSAYDPKLREKKGVYYTPDSVVKFIINALDSLLKTRFKDAPLGLKSALDNENIKLLDFATGTGTFLLEAFRKALEVRKTSDGGTSTKEDKYQNLLKQFYGFEYLIAPYAIAHLNLSQAFKEEFKKPLKENDALKIILTNTLIQPSEIATYRGLNPIFETELLNAQEIKKDENILIITGNPPYSGASSNEGLFEWEVKATYGIEPEFQTIEIEKKVKLTAKIQTLLKNIQTQKQGDKSVKNTDKDALKNLKQIHSKYKLQDEKNPKWILDDYVKFMRFAQNKIESLGHGLFGFISNNAFLDNPTFRGLRRSLLECYDELYILNLHGNARKKEKTPQGAKDENVFNIKQGVSINLFVKKAQTTKQKIHYYDVYGERAEKYAFLAQNDLKSIEWLELAPREPFYLLLPLKTRLLDEYEQGFSVQKMFQISSVGIVTGKDRIFIANNTESLKEQVLKYCNEFNEQYIKDIHYRPFDIRKVYYDTKKLERARENTFKHMLPPPPNKP; encoded by the coding sequence ATGCTAAAAGAATATTTAGAAAGCATTAAAGATCTTACGCCTGAAAAGAATGAATTCGCACACCGCTCCTCTCTAGAAAAATTGCTTAATCGGTTAAAAGACCATTTCAATAAAGAATTTAAGATTGAACATGAGCCTAAAAGAGAGCAAGGAATCCGGCCTGATTTTCGCGTTTCTTTTCAAGGGCTTAGCATCGGCTATATAGAAAATAAAAGAGCAGGGGCCAATCTTAGCCAGCTCTTAAAAAGCGATCAAATCCGTAAATATTTAGAATTAAACCCTAACCTCATGCTCACTGATTACCTTAATTTCATGTGGGTAGGGAAAGATGAAAATAACGCCCCTTTAATTAAAAAAGAAATCTCTATCGCTAGCCTTGATGAACTCTCTAAACCTCTAAAACCCAAGCCACAAACCGAGCGCGATTTAATTGAATTGTTTAAAAGCTTTTTCAACCACGAAGCAGCCCCTATCACTAACGCTAAAGATTTCGCAACGCATTTAAGCCTGCACACCAAGTATTTAAAAGACGCTTTAATCAAATACCAAGAAAAAGCGCAAGTTTCTAGCATTTTTAAGAATTTTAAAGAATATCTTTATGAAGAATTGAGCTTTGAAGACTTTAGCGATGCGCTCGCTCAAACGCTCACCTACAGCCTTTTTCTAGCCAAGCTCAACCACCCTTTTGAAAAAATTAATTTGGATAATGTGAGGAGTTCCATCCCTAAAAATTTCGCTGTGATCAGAGAAATGGCGGATTTTTTAAAGAAGCTTGATGCAATCAAAGAAATCCAATGGCTTTTAAATGAAATTTTAAGCTCGATAAATCATGTTGATATGGACTCTATCCTTAAAGATTTGAATGACGATAAAGACCCTTATTTGCACTTTTATGAAACCTTTTTAAGCGCTTATGACCCTAAATTGCGAGAGAAAAAGGGCGTGTATTACACTCCAGATTCTGTGGTGAAATTCATCATTAACGCTTTGGATAGCCTGCTTAAAACGCGTTTCAAAGACGCTCCCTTAGGCTTAAAAAGCGCTTTGGATAACGAAAACATCAAGCTTTTAGATTTTGCTACCGGCACCGGCACCTTTTTATTAGAGGCGTTCAGGAAAGCGCTAGAAGTGAGAAAAACAAGCGATGGAGGCACCTCCACTAAAGAGGATAAATACCAAAACCTCTTGAAGCAATTTTATGGGTTTGAATACTTGATCGCTCCTTATGCGATCGCTCATTTGAATCTCAGCCAAGCTTTTAAGGAGGAGTTTAAAAAACCTCTCAAAGAAAACGATGCGCTTAAAATCATTTTAACCAACACCCTCATACAGCCTAGTGAGATCGCCACTTATCGTGGGCTAAATCCGATTTTTGAAACAGAACTTTTAAACGCTCAAGAAATTAAAAAAGATGAAAATATCCTTATCATCACCGGTAATCCCCCTTATAGCGGGGCGAGCAGTAATGAGGGCTTGTTTGAATGGGAAGTGAAAGCCACTTACGGCATAGAGCCTGAATTCCAAACCATAGAAATTGAAAAAAAGGTTAAACTCACCGCTAAAATCCAAACGCTTTTAAAGAACATTCAAACCCAAAAGCAAGGCGATAAAAGCGTCAAAAACACCGACAAAGACGCCCTAAAGAATCTTAAACAAATCCATTCCAAATACAAACTACAAGATGAGAAAAACCCTAAATGGATCTTAGACGATTATGTGAAATTCATGCGTTTCGCTCAAAACAAGATCGAATCATTAGGGCATGGCCTTTTTGGCTTTATCTCTAACAACGCCTTTTTGGACAACCCTACTTTTAGGGGGTTAAGGCGCTCTCTTTTAGAATGCTACGATGAGCTTTATATCTTAAACTTGCATGGAAATGCGAGGAAAAAGGAGAAAACCCCACAAGGCGCAAAAGATGAAAATGTTTTCAATATCAAACAAGGCGTGTCCATCAACCTCTTTGTCAAAAAGGCGCAAACAACCAAGCAAAAAATCCATTATTATGATGTTTATGGCGAAAGGGCTGAAAAATACGCCTTTTTAGCCCAAAATGATTTGAAGAGCATTGAGTGGCTTGAGCTTGCCCCAAGAGAGCCTTTTTACTTGCTACTGCCTTTAAAAACGCGCTTGTTAGATGAATATGAACAAGGGTTTAGCGTTCAGAAGATGTTTCAAATCTCAAGTGTGGGGATTGTTACAGGAAAAGATAGAATTTTTATTGCCAATAACACTGAAAGTTTAAAAGAACAAGTCTTAAAATATTGTAATGAATTTAATGAACAATATATCAAGGACATTCACTATCGTCCTTTTGATATACGCAAAGTTTATTACGACACCAAAAAACTAGAAAGAGCAAGGGAAAATACATTTAAGCACATGTTACCCCCCCCCCCCAACAAACCCTAA
- a CDS encoding type ISP restriction/modification enzyme: protein MHLSTCYPPPPTNPKTPNQTRKNVALNTPRQLKNNDKSWTQCFISSCINDQGLSSGGNGAGVNYPLYQFRDPNYTENFTPEFRSFIDKHYNHSFEPLEVLGYIYALLYSPNYRKRYEDFLKADYPKILFTEDKDLFRILSLLGIELIGLHVLNQESLNYSFEKLKDATIGESVYKEERNPIIKKPSHNEQRLYINHSAYFVGVSQEIYDYRIGGYCVLDKYLKSHKDESCDFDHVSNIIKVIARTIEIQKTLGFLTSDLPHLKGNDSQALMQEILQNPPPPHLIPISPLSYRAKPKPSETLTLMVHSSAKKQAITTSTAEAEVQPSLYSALSNLALICDRGSKVSPISNVFVTNMLCDLHVNGSGSYAFLLYRLK, encoded by the coding sequence ATACATTTAAGCACATGTTACCCCCCCCCCCCAACAAACCCTAAAACACCCAATCAAACGCGCAAAAATGTCGCGCTAAACACCCCACGACAGCTAAAAAACAACGATAAAAGTTGGACGCAATGCTTTATAAGCTCGTGCATTAACGATCAAGGGTTAAGCTCTGGGGGCAATGGAGCTGGGGTTAATTACCCCCTTTATCAGTTTAGAGATCCCAACTACACCGAAAATTTTACGCCAGAGTTTAGAAGCTTTATAGACAAGCATTATAACCACTCTTTTGAGCCGCTAGAGGTTTTAGGCTATATTTATGCGTTATTGTATTCCCCAAACTACCGCAAGCGTTATGAAGACTTCCTCAAAGCCGATTACCCTAAAATCCTTTTCACAGAAGATAAAGATTTGTTTAGGATTTTAAGCCTTTTGGGGATTGAGTTAATCGGCTTGCATGTTTTAAACCAAGAAAGCCTGAATTACAGCTTTGAAAAATTAAAAGACGCTACCATAGGCGAATCCGTCTATAAAGAAGAGCGTAACCCTATCATCAAAAAACCCTCTCATAACGAACAACGGCTTTATATCAACCATAGCGCTTATTTTGTGGGGGTAAGTCAAGAAATTTATGATTACAGGATAGGGGGGTATTGCGTTTTAGATAAGTATTTAAAAAGCCATAAAGACGAGTCTTGCGACTTTGATCATGTAAGCAACATCATTAAAGTCATCGCGCGCACGATTGAAATCCAAAAGACGCTTGGATTTTTGACGAGCGATTTGCCTCATTTAAAAGGGAATGACAGCCAAGCGTTAATGCAAGAAATCTTGCAAAATCCACCCCCCCCCCATTTAATACCAATATCGCCCTTATCTTATCGCGCCAAGCCAAAGCCATCGGAGACCTTGACTTTGATGGTGCATTCATCAGCAAAGAAGCAAGCGATAACAACATCTACCGCAGAGGCGGAGGTTCAGCCTTCCCTTTATTCTGCCTTGTCTAATCTCGCTTTAATTTGCGATAGAGGCTCTAAAGTAAGCCCCATTTCTAATGTTTTTGTAACGAACATGCTTTGCGATTTGCATGTGAATGGATCGGGGAGTTATGCGTTTTTGTTGTATCGTTTAAAATAG
- a CDS encoding DNA-methyltransferase: MIQIYHADAFEIIKDFYRQNLKVDAIITDPPYNISVKNNFSTLKSAKRQGIDFGEWDKNFKLLEWIKRYAPLVNPNGCMVIFCSYRFISYIADFLEENGFVVKDFIQWVKNNPMPRNIHRRYVQDTEFALWAVKKKAKWVFNKPKNEKYLRPLILKSPVVSGIEKTKHPTQKSLALMEKIISIHTNPNDIVLDLFMGSGTTGLACKNLERNFIGIELEKEYFQTAQKRLNLF, encoded by the coding sequence ATGATACAAATTTATCACGCTGACGCTTTTGAAATCATCAAAGACTTTTACCGGCAAAATTTAAAAGTGGATGCGATCATCACGGACCCTCCTTATAACATTTCGGTTAAAAATAATTTTTCCACCCTAAAAAGCGCTAAAAGGCAAGGCATAGATTTTGGGGAATGGGATAAAAACTTCAAGCTTTTAGAATGGATTAAGCGCTACGCCCCCTTAGTCAATCCAAACGGCTGCATGGTGATTTTTTGCTCTTACAGGTTTATAAGCTATATCGCTGATTTTTTAGAAGAAAACGGCTTTGTAGTCAAAGACTTTATCCAATGGGTTAAAAATAATCCCATGCCAAGAAACATTCACCGACGCTATGTCCAAGACACGGAATTTGCCCTGTGGGCGGTTAAAAAGAAAGCTAAATGGGTGTTTAACAAACCCAAAAATGAAAAATATTTACGACCCTTGATTTTAAAAAGCCCTGTGGTGAGCGGAATTGAAAAGACCAAACACCCCACGCAAAAAAGCCTAGCCTTAATGGAAAAAATCATTTCCATCCACACAAACCCTAATGACATCGTTCTAGATCTTTTCATGGGGAGCGGCACTACCGGCTTAGCGTGCAAAAATTTAGAACGGAATTTTATCGGTATAGAGTTAGAAAAAGAATATTTTCAAACCGCACAAAAGCGTTTGAATCTGTTTTAA